One window of the Salminus brasiliensis chromosome 1, fSalBra1.hap2, whole genome shotgun sequence genome contains the following:
- the LOC140566117 gene encoding zinc-binding protein A33-like, protein MASKRAFSEEDFSCPVCMDIFKDPVVLSCGHSVCKVCVRQYWSTKGSQECPLCRKRSFRSPPANLALKTLSESFQAVRGHPETRCDLHDEELKLYCVNDSQLACVVCRDSQTHLEHKFRPIDEIAAEHKDIVEGALKTATVKIKSLHNAQLKCQGRIDHIKQQAQHIRNQIKEEFKKLHDFLQEENTAMMTALRAEEKLKTQWLEVAIKNIDEELRTLSRTITETRKELNSKNTTFLKNFEKTLEKAQCSQSAPEDAFPEVVNVAKYLGNLQYRVWRKMQNIVNFSPVILDPNTAHSELILSTDLTSMRDSDEETKNQELLDIPERFNRSLCVLGSKGFSSGKHSWDIDVGNNTFWMVGVTTESVRRKEHSVFPSGAWGIGYDNEQLCARSPVKAYHPLPVAAKLQVVRILLDMNAGEHV, encoded by the exons ATGGCCTCTAAACGTGCCTTTTCTGAGGAGGACTTCAGCTGCCCCGTGTGCATGGACATTTTTAAAGACCCGGTTGTTCTCTCGTGCGGTCACAGCGTGTGCAAAGTGTGTGTCCGTCAGTACTGGAGCACTAAAGGCAGCCAAGAGTGCCCACTCTGCAGGAAGCGGTCTTTTAGGAGCCCCCCAGCTAATCTTGCTCTGAAAACCCTGAGTGAATCTTTCCAGGCGGTTCGAGGTCATCCGGAAACGCGGTGTGATCTTCACGATGAAGAACTGAAGCTCTACTGTGTGAACGACTCCCAGCTGGCGTGTGTGGTGTGTAGAGACTCTCAAACACACCTGGAGCACAAATTCCGTCCCATCGACGAAATCGCAGCTGAGCATAAG GACATTGTTGAGGGTGCACTGAAGACCGCCACAGTGAAAATCAAGAGTCTCCACAATGCCCAGCTGAAGTGCCAAGGACGAATTGATCACATAAAG CAACAGGCCCAGCACATAAGAAATCAGATTAAGGAGGAGTTCAAGAAACTTCATGACtttttacaagaagaaaataCAGCCATGATGACCGCACTGAGGGCTGAAGAGAAGCTGAAAACCCAGTGGCTGGAAGTagcaataaaaaatattgaTGAAGAGCTGCGTACCCTCTCACGCACCATTACAGAAACAAGAAAAGAATTAAACTCCAAAAACACCACTTTTCTAAAG AACTTTGAGAAGACTCTGGAAAA AGCCCAGTGCAGCCAGTCAGCTCCAGAAGATGCTTTCCCAGAAGTGGTCAATGTTGCAAAGTACCTGGGAAACCTACAGTACAGAGTGTGGAGGAAAATGCAGAACATTGTTAATTTCA GTCCTGTCATCTTGGACCCAaacacagctcacagtgagcTCATCCTGTCCACAGACCTGACCAGCATGAGGGACAGTGATGAAGAAACGAAGAACCAGGAACTTCTGGACATACCGGAGCGTTTTAACAGGTCTTTGTGTGTGCTGGGCTCTAAAGGCTTTTCTTCAGGGAAGCACAGCTGGGACATTGACGTAGGTAACAACACCTTCTGGATGGTCGGTGTGACCACAGAGTCCGTCCGCAGAAAAGAGCACTCTGTTTTCCCCAGCGGTGCTTGGGGTATTGGATATGATAACGAACAGCTGTGCGCTCGGTCACCTGTGAAAGCGTACCATCCGCTCCCTGTGGCTGCAAAACTGCAGGTGGTCAGAATTCTTCTGGACATGAATGCTGGAGAG CATGTGTAG